From Rutidosis leptorrhynchoides isolate AG116_Rl617_1_P2 chromosome 3, CSIRO_AGI_Rlap_v1, whole genome shotgun sequence, a single genomic window includes:
- the LOC139901011 gene encoding uncharacterized protein — MKVYVDTGSSVDVMYEQCFNKLPAHVRALLKPTAVSLPGFSGESTWPVSQLELQIELVDDCDELLKRQALLNLYVMRNQSRFNVILGRTALRLFGAISSTLHGMVKFSSCNGIGTLTSVVIEPMYAMITAR, encoded by the coding sequence ATGAAAGTTTATGTTGATACTGGTAGTAGTGTGGATGTCATGTATGAGCAGTGTTTCAACAAATTGCCTGCACATGTTAGGGCTTTGctaaaacctactgcggtttcgctACCTGGTTTTTCAGGGGAGTCAACTTGGCCTGTTAGTCAGTTGGAATTGCAAATTGAATTGGTGGATGACTGCGATGAACTACTAAAGCGACAAGCCTTGTTAAACCTTTATGTAATGCGTAATCAGTCTAGGTTTAACGTGATTCTTGGGCGCACTGCTTTGCGCTTGTTTGGCGCAATATCATCTACATTGCATGGAATGGTAAAGTTCTCTAGTTGCAATGGTATTGGTACGCTAACTTCGGTGGTAATTGAACCAATGTACGCGATGATTACTGCACGATAA